In Abyssisolibacter fermentans, the genomic stretch CTATTTGCTCAACTGCAGATGATATGGCAAAATTTTTAGTTGCTCACCTTCAAAATGGGAAATATAGTAACAATAGAATACTCAAAGAAAATACAGCAATAAATATGCATACAGTTCAGTTTACTAATTATAAGTTTCTGCCAGGATATTCATATGGGTTTTATGAAAATACAAATAACAGATCAATAATAGAGCATGGAGGAAATACACAGTATTTTTCAAGCTTATTATCTTTATGTCCTGAAAAAAATATAGGATTTTTTATTTCTTCTAATTCATGTAAGGACGATGAAGAGATAAGAGATGGGTTTTCAGAAGAATTTTATAAGTTCTTTGGAGTAAATAAAGAAAGTAATTTTACAGAAGGAACTGAAGTAGACTTTAAAGGAGATTTAGAAAAGTTTGAAGGAGATTATGTTTGTGTAAGAAGAACACGAAATGATTATTATAAAATTTACGGCTTATTATGGACTTTTAAAGTAAGAGTTAATGAAAATGGAGAACTACATGTTAAGGCTATGGAGCCAATAAGTGGGGATTATACTAGGATAGAAGAAAATTTATTTAAGAATACAGATAATGATAAACTTATTTACTTTAAGGAAGATAAAGATGGAAAACAATATATGATATTAGAGGTTATGGCGCCTGCACAGGCATGGGAAAGATTAAGCACACAAGAAAGTATACTTGTAAATATTGTAGCACCATTTATTGTTTTGACTGCACTATTAGGATGTATAAATGGGGTAATTAATTTATTTAGGAAAAATAAAATTAAATATACAGGAATATCTGCATGGTTAAAGCGAATTTCTAGTATAATTTGTTTGTTTATTTTAATGCTTGTTGTAAGTTTATTTATGTTTATAGCTAATGGTGGTAGTTGGATAATATTTATTAATTTTATTGGTATAGCAATTGCTGTTTGTTCTGTAGTAATGTTGATTTTAGGTATTTTATCTGTGTGGAAAAAAATA encodes the following:
- a CDS encoding serine hydrolase domain-containing protein; the encoded protein is MGKKRFYYKGASWCMLLIFMISFICTPVFAMDSKEEKEAANFKQMVDNYMIKAMEECHVPGATLVAVKDGKILLKKGYGYADLENKVPVDPDKTLFRIGSVSKLFTATAAMQLVEQGKIDLDTDINKYLKDVKIESKCDKPITMANLLTHTAGFDERLKGILSDKLLDEPNPLEDIIKKEMPPFIRRPGEVVQYSNHGYTLIGYIVEQVSGIPFDKYVEENIFNPLGMNDSSYYLSTDILSNTSKGYIYENEHFEAEQPGGCLVHPAGSICSTADDMAKFLVAHLQNGKYSNNRILKENTAINMHTVQFTNYKFLPGYSYGFYENTNNRSIIEHGGNTQYFSSLLSLCPEKNIGFFISSNSCKDDEEIRDGFSEEFYKFFGVNKESNFTEGTEVDFKGDLEKFEGDYVCVRRTRNDYYKIYGLLWTFKVRVNENGELHVKAMEPISGDYTRIEENLFKNTDNDKLIYFKEDKDGKQYMILEVMAPAQAWERLSTQESILVNIVAPFIVLTALLGCINGVINLFRKNKIKYTGISAWLKRISSIICLFILMLVVSLFMFIANGGSWIIFINFIGIAIAVCSVVMLILGILSVWKKILMPIWSRIFHIIISLAGVAIVIIINYINMFPWN